Proteins from a genomic interval of Nostoc sp. PCC 7120 = FACHB-418:
- a CDS encoding tyrosine-type recombinase/integrase, translating to MENLPVKSVESLAVEVVTLPLDEARVALVDYYFPNRQKINSTQQLIELWVHSVTIKSDQTRRAYRQIGYELVDYMHSRFGISDLRMVTLFHLHAYLTWLKDEKPVRGKKNTYGISKNTAAKYTAAIKSLWEWGTRASIGYFAIDLGKDLSIQWDDKLAERILSEREIAKLEKAAMAVDLQHNTNKMHWLLFTLVFYSGVRAGEIARQTSDYGKRVITPGLFWRQFREDGDCLLLTVTGKRNKTRTISLDPETSAVLLDYRGDASNDQPVFPSPSRRDRGKPLSDRGLRLMMEEISACAGIKFSAHFLRHTHATLAKKNGASDFDLQADLGHASPATTAKYIHHVGRVGTSHALRRKSKHR from the coding sequence ATGGAAAATTTACCCGTCAAAAGCGTGGAATCACTTGCTGTGGAGGTGGTGACTCTACCGCTTGATGAAGCTCGTGTTGCGCTTGTGGATTATTATTTTCCCAACCGCCAGAAAATTAATTCGACACAGCAGCTAATTGAGCTATGGGTGCATTCTGTCACTATCAAAAGCGACCAAACGCGACGGGCATATCGGCAAATCGGTTATGAGCTTGTCGATTATATGCATTCGCGGTTTGGGATATCTGATTTGAGGATGGTAACGTTATTTCATCTACACGCTTATCTGACTTGGCTCAAGGATGAAAAGCCAGTACGGGGAAAGAAAAATACTTATGGAATTAGTAAAAATACTGCGGCTAAGTACACGGCGGCGATTAAAAGTTTGTGGGAATGGGGTACTAGAGCTTCTATTGGTTATTTTGCTATCGACTTGGGCAAGGACTTAAGCATCCAGTGGGACGATAAGCTTGCAGAGCGGATTCTGTCGGAACGCGAGATTGCTAAGTTGGAAAAAGCGGCGATGGCAGTAGACTTGCAACACAACACTAATAAGATGCATTGGCTGTTGTTTACTCTCGTCTTTTACAGTGGGGTGAGGGCGGGAGAAATTGCCCGGCAAACTTCTGATTATGGTAAGCGCGTAATTACGCCGGGGTTATTTTGGCGGCAGTTTCGGGAGGATGGGGACTGTCTATTGTTAACTGTGACGGGGAAACGAAATAAAACTAGAACCATTAGTCTCGATCCGGAAACTAGTGCGGTACTACTGGATTACCGTGGCGATGCCAGCAATGATCAGCCTGTGTTTCCTAGTCCCAGCCGGCGGGATAGGGGTAAACCTTTAAGCGATCGCGGGTTGCGACTGATGATGGAGGAAATTTCTGCTTGTGCGGGAATTAAGTTCAGCGCCCACTTTTTGCGCCACACCCACGCAACGCTGGCTAAGAAAAATGGAGCTTCTGATTTTGACTTGCAAGCAGATTTGGGCCACGCTTCCCCGGCGACAACTGCAAAGTACATTCACCATGTTGGGCGTGTTGGGACTTCTCACGCACTGCGTAGAAAAAGCAAACATAGGTAA
- a CDS encoding HNH endonuclease, producing MTSKTRSRYSSNWDTIALEVKSKSDWKCTRCAIQCLRPTDKRDGLNRRERSIKTLVVHHWNYLPEDNRVENLAALCTACHLLFHTRRRGNISPGQLSLW from the coding sequence ATGACTAGCAAAACCCGCAGTCGCTATTCTTCAAACTGGGATACTATCGCACTTGAGGTCAAATCAAAATCAGACTGGAAATGCACGCGCTGTGCTATACAATGCTTACGCCCAACTGATAAAAGAGATGGGTTAAATCGTAGAGAACGCAGTATTAAAACTTTAGTGGTTCACCATTGGAATTATCTGCCCGAAGATAATCGAGTCGAGAATCTCGCGGCTTTATGCACGGCTTGTCATCTGCTGTTCCATACGCGACGACGGGGAAACATATCACCAGGACAACTATCTTTGTGGTAG
- a CDS encoding siphovirus Gp157 family protein encodes MTQAIEREINQLTLKELSLDAAKLWSQIEEASELGEEGKVEQLVQELMGVQDGIETKIDAIAWVVDQLNLDLETWEERKVRVAELHDRVISRRKTQLEQIKRTLIHLHEIGLISDKNIGKERVIEIRDNPPKVANLLVEVDDQEFPDEFRVIKYQANNKAILEAYKSGKDTSDVAEITIGKQVRFKVQSATKGRNKKNHN; translated from the coding sequence ATGACTCAAGCAATTGAACGCGAAATCAATCAACTCACGCTCAAAGAGTTAAGTTTAGATGCTGCTAAACTCTGGTCACAGATAGAAGAAGCAAGCGAGTTAGGCGAAGAAGGTAAAGTAGAACAACTCGTACAAGAACTCATGGGTGTTCAAGATGGTATCGAAACTAAAATCGATGCGATCGCCTGGGTAGTTGACCAGTTAAATCTTGACCTTGAAACCTGGGAAGAAAGAAAAGTGCGAGTAGCCGAACTCCACGACCGGGTAATCTCACGTCGTAAAACTCAACTTGAACAAATCAAGCGTACCCTGATCCATCTGCACGAGATTGGATTAATCAGCGACAAAAATATTGGTAAAGAAAGGGTAATTGAAATCAGGGATAACCCACCCAAAGTCGCTAACTTACTAGTAGAGGTAGACGATCAAGAATTTCCTGATGAATTTAGAGTTATTAAGTACCAAGCTAATAATAAGGCAATTCTTGAAGCCTATAAATCTGGTAAAGATACTAGCGATGTTGCTGAAATAACTATTGGGAAACAGGTACGGTTTAAGGTGCAATCAGCTACTAAGGGGCGCAACAAGAAAAACCACAACTAA
- a CDS encoding A1S_2505 family phage non-structural protein, translating to MSNNHPYKIIPDRVIKLAENQIFVFGSNTEGRHGAGSALFARQYCNAEYGNPQGRQGQSWAMATPCLAIASLSSLRDATR from the coding sequence ATGTCAAATAATCATCCCTACAAAATTATTCCTGATAGAGTTATCAAACTAGCAGAAAACCAGATTTTTGTATTTGGCAGCAACACAGAAGGAAGACATGGTGCTGGAAGTGCTTTATTTGCGCGACAGTACTGCAATGCAGAATACGGTAATCCCCAAGGACGACAAGGACAATCCTGGGCGATGGCTACGCCCTGTTTAGCGATAGCTTCGCTCTCTTCTCTTCGAGACGCTACGCGTTAG
- a CDS encoding DJ-1/PfpI family protein: METMPQHIIGLVIYPDMTQLDITGPHQVFASMPNTQVLLLWKTLQPIVSNGGLTILPTTTFDECPQLDVLCVPGGVFGAVEMMQDAQMLAFLQKQAQSAKYVTAVCTGSLILAAAGLLKGYRAASHWAFREQLRLMGVEVSNERVVVDSNRITGGGVTAGIDFALTIAAMLCGDYTAKFIELMLEYNPAPPFGVGSPEKAPSSLVQAVLKVAKPLIEASHTASHVT; encoded by the coding sequence ATGGAAACGATGCCTCAACATATAATTGGTTTAGTCATTTATCCTGATATGACCCAACTAGACATTACTGGGCCACATCAAGTGTTTGCATCTATGCCCAATACTCAAGTTTTGCTATTGTGGAAAACGCTCCAACCGATTGTGAGTAATGGTGGATTGACGATTTTACCGACTACTACCTTTGATGAATGTCCGCAACTTGATGTATTGTGTGTTCCTGGCGGTGTTTTTGGGGCTGTAGAAATGATGCAAGATGCCCAAATGTTAGCTTTTTTGCAAAAGCAAGCACAGTCCGCTAAGTATGTGACTGCTGTGTGTACTGGTTCTTTAATCTTGGCAGCTGCGGGATTACTCAAAGGATACCGTGCAGCTTCTCATTGGGCGTTTCGAGAACAGCTAAGATTAATGGGTGTAGAAGTAAGTAACGAGAGAGTAGTAGTAGACAGTAACCGAATCACAGGTGGAGGCGTAACAGCAGGAATTGATTTTGCTTTAACTATCGCGGCTATGTTGTGTGGAGACTATACAGCCAAATTTATTGAGTTGATGTTGGAGTATAATCCAGCTCCTCCTTTTGGCGTTGGTTCCCCAGAAAAAGCCCCTTCTAGTTTGGTACAAGCTGTGTTAAAGGTTGCCAAACCTTTGATCGAAGCATCACATACAGCTAGCCATGTGACTTGA
- a CDS encoding LuxR C-terminal-related transcriptional regulator — MSVTLPTLIQKVTNASSVNQLCGHYMDAAGELFGSQHWGIYIHDWAGQQGTIHLQGLPDSFIDYYSKVGAALDKVMEYVVCHHAPAHEQIIFTEATWKQSELYQIGCGKIYDHEHIMTGPIVGEGRLIGTVQFARTSGNPAYNTQDLLQLSAICAHLSAKLALLRSQHELFVPKPEISLTPRELQMAALVAKGLTNAEIAAELWISQNTVKQTLKRIFRKLDVSARAEMVARLQLSRVCH, encoded by the coding sequence ATGTCTGTTACTTTACCAACATTGATTCAAAAAGTCACAAATGCTTCATCAGTAAACCAACTATGTGGACATTATATGGATGCAGCAGGAGAGTTGTTTGGCAGTCAACATTGGGGTATTTATATACATGACTGGGCCGGACAACAAGGTACTATTCATCTCCAAGGCTTACCAGATAGTTTTATTGATTATTACTCTAAGGTTGGTGCAGCTTTAGATAAAGTGATGGAGTATGTTGTTTGCCATCATGCACCCGCCCACGAACAAATTATTTTCACGGAAGCTACTTGGAAGCAAAGTGAACTGTATCAAATTGGTTGTGGCAAAATATATGACCACGAACATATTATGACTGGGCCGATTGTTGGAGAAGGAAGGTTAATTGGTACAGTTCAATTTGCCCGCACTAGTGGAAATCCAGCTTATAATACGCAAGACTTGTTGCAATTGAGTGCCATCTGCGCCCATCTTTCTGCCAAATTAGCACTTTTACGCTCCCAACACGAGTTATTTGTGCCCAAACCGGAAATTTCTTTAACACCACGAGAATTGCAAATGGCTGCTTTGGTAGCCAAAGGTCTGACAAATGCAGAAATTGCAGCCGAGTTATGGATTAGTCAAAATACTGTTAAGCAGACTTTAAAACGTATTTTTCGGAAGCTGGATGTATCTGCAAGAGCGGAAATGGTTGCACGGCTGCAATTAAGTAGGGTGTGCCATTAA
- a CDS encoding TetR/AcrR family transcriptional regulator, which translates to MTTESSAARQQILETASLLFYQKGIQHVGINEVIAASGVAKRTLYRWFSSKDQLIEEVMKYRAAQWLRWFENAVADQGNTPKERLLATFDVLQGWYALPDFRGCPFINAVLEIADASHPAHQVSVQLRESIRTYIMQLAEQAGVRDPESFSQQYLLLIGGASLMATIEGNPIGAQYARNALSVLIDASGT; encoded by the coding sequence ATGACTACTGAATCAAGTGCTGCACGTCAACAAATTTTAGAAACTGCTTCTCTGCTGTTTTATCAGAAGGGAATTCAACACGTAGGAATAAATGAAGTCATTGCCGCGTCTGGTGTAGCAAAAAGAACCCTTTACCGATGGTTTTCTTCCAAAGACCAACTAATTGAAGAAGTGATGAAATATCGTGCTGCTCAATGGTTACGTTGGTTTGAAAATGCAGTTGCAGATCAAGGAAACACTCCTAAAGAGCGGTTACTGGCAACCTTTGATGTTCTCCAGGGTTGGTACGCTCTGCCTGACTTTCGCGGTTGTCCATTTATCAATGCGGTCTTAGAAATTGCTGATGCTTCTCATCCAGCTCATCAAGTCTCAGTTCAGTTGAGAGAATCTATCCGCACTTATATCATGCAGCTAGCAGAGCAAGCGGGTGTGCGCGACCCGGAATCTTTTTCACAGCAGTATTTGCTTTTAATTGGGGGAGCTAGTTTAATGGCAACGATTGAGGGCAATCCCATTGGAGCGCAATATGCCAGAAATGCTTTGTCTGTATTGATTGATGCTAGTGGTACTTAG
- a CDS encoding carboxymuconolactone decarboxylase family protein, whose amino-acid sequence MDFTIYTIETAKEASKEALLHAKETFGLIPNLEGILAESPATLRGGMALWDLFETTSFTPIEQQVIYLTANYEHDCRYCMAAHSGLAKMIGMTPEDIEALRHGQPLADQKLQALRLFTKRMIEARGWVSEPEIEEFLAAGYTKQQVLEVILGIAVKIIHNYTNHIAKTPLDKAFQPYVWSKPAPVS is encoded by the coding sequence ATGGATTTTACGATTTATACCATTGAAACTGCAAAAGAAGCCTCAAAAGAAGCTCTGCTCCATGCCAAAGAGACATTTGGTTTGATTCCAAATCTAGAGGGGATTCTTGCGGAATCTCCCGCCACCTTGAGGGGAGGCATGGCATTGTGGGATTTATTTGAAACAACCAGTTTTACGCCTATCGAACAACAGGTCATCTATCTGACTGCTAATTACGAACATGACTGTCGCTACTGCATGGCAGCTCATTCAGGTTTAGCAAAAATGATTGGGATGACTCCCGAAGACATTGAGGCTCTGCGTCACGGGCAACCTTTAGCAGATCAGAAGTTACAAGCGTTGCGGCTGTTTACTAAGCGGATGATTGAGGCGCGAGGTTGGGTGAGTGAGCCAGAAATTGAAGAGTTCCTAGCAGCAGGTTACACAAAGCAGCAGGTTTTGGAAGTCATTTTAGGAATTGCTGTAAAAATTATCCACAACTACACTAACCACATTGCTAAAACTCCTTTAGATAAGGCTTTTCAACCTTACGTTTGGTCAAAACCTGCGCCAGTTTCTTAA
- a CDS encoding amidase, with amino-acid sequence MSSLTFAPAHQLARMIRNREVSAVEVLNAYLAQIAKHNSKLNAICTLDEENAYLRARLADEALARGENWGALHGVPITIKDIFETAGLLTTAGYIPLKDYVPQQDATVVARLRTAGAVILGKTNMAELAGDYQSTNSLFPQVNNPWNLDYTAGGSSGGSAAAVAAGLSSLDLGNDIAGSVRQPAHFCGVYGLKPTDRRISTAGQIPEVPGMPVCLRQMMTVGCFARSLEDIRLCFSLIAGSDLRRPDVPPIPLDNPSGKSLQNLKIAWLDEWVEVPVASEIQVAMTAIAHTLTQAGVQIEPWLPKNFDLSKTLNLYGRMAAYINIYAQPVDRYNLHRSWQQIFRTATQGEKELRKLGDFSRLLPDLLNPRLKGYFEVLTERDCFTAQMDEALEPWDAWLTPVAATPAFTHRPAWSAIEIDGRPYPHAVANGAYTMPFNLSGHPAVVIPIGHTQDGLPIGMQVVGKRWREMELLAIAQELDKVINAFRSPFEII; translated from the coding sequence ATGAGTAGCCTGACGTTTGCTCCTGCCCATCAGCTGGCGCGAATGATTCGCAATCGCGAAGTTTCTGCCGTTGAAGTTCTCAATGCTTACTTGGCTCAAATCGCCAAACACAACTCGAAGTTAAATGCCATTTGCACGCTGGATGAGGAAAATGCTTATCTTAGGGCTAGGCTGGCTGATGAGGCTTTAGCTAGAGGCGAAAACTGGGGTGCTTTACATGGGGTTCCCATCACGATTAAAGACATTTTTGAAACCGCAGGGTTGCTCACCACCGCAGGCTACATCCCTCTCAAAGACTACGTACCTCAACAAGATGCCACCGTCGTTGCCAGACTTCGGACAGCAGGAGCAGTCATCCTGGGAAAAACAAACATGGCGGAACTAGCTGGCGATTACCAAAGTACGAATTCCCTCTTTCCACAAGTCAATAATCCTTGGAATCTTGACTACACTGCTGGCGGGAGTTCTGGGGGGAGTGCTGCGGCTGTGGCAGCAGGGTTATCGTCATTGGATTTAGGCAACGATATTGCGGGTTCAGTGCGTCAGCCTGCTCATTTCTGCGGTGTGTATGGTTTGAAACCTACGGATCGCCGCATTTCTACAGCAGGACAAATTCCAGAAGTACCTGGAATGCCAGTGTGTCTTCGGCAAATGATGACAGTGGGTTGTTTTGCGCGATCGCTCGAAGATATCCGGCTGTGCTTCTCCTTGATTGCAGGCTCTGATCTTCGCCGTCCTGATGTGCCGCCAATTCCTCTTGATAACCCTTCTGGTAAGTCTTTGCAGAATCTCAAAATTGCTTGGCTCGATGAATGGGTAGAGGTTCCTGTTGCGTCTGAAATTCAAGTGGCGATGACTGCGATCGCACACACCCTGACTCAAGCAGGTGTCCAAATTGAACCCTGGCTTCCCAAAAATTTTGACCTATCAAAAACACTGAACCTCTACGGGCGGATGGCTGCATACATCAACATTTACGCTCAACCTGTAGATCGATATAACTTGCATCGCAGTTGGCAGCAGATTTTTCGCACCGCCACCCAAGGGGAAAAAGAACTCCGCAAATTGGGGGATTTTAGCCGCCTTCTACCAGACCTGTTGAACCCACGTCTGAAAGGATATTTTGAGGTACTTACCGAGCGCGATTGCTTCACTGCCCAAATGGATGAGGCATTAGAACCGTGGGATGCGTGGCTCACTCCTGTTGCTGCCACCCCTGCCTTTACCCATCGTCCCGCTTGGAGTGCTATTGAGATTGATGGCCGACCCTACCCTCATGCAGTGGCAAACGGAGCTTACACTATGCCATTTAATCTGAGTGGACATCCTGCGGTAGTGATTCCGATTGGACACACTCAAGATGGTCTACCGATTGGAATGCAAGTTGTTGGCAAACGGTGGCGTGAGATGGAGTTATTAGCGATCGCTCAGGAACTTGATAAAGTAATTAATGCTTTCCGAAGCCCGTTTGAAATTATTTAA
- a CDS encoding TetR/AcrR family transcriptional regulator, which produces MGRPVKEKSLTQQDVINAAIACLDQEGEAALGVNRVARELGIKPPAIYKHLDGNLALRRAVALTIWQQYIEWSRQQTNGLEDPQALLRAGGRATRDFARSYPNRYRVMTQFQLNLQDPETSPLIQEVFHFLKRVLQSYNLSETKLIDAMRMVNAAITGFIAIEQAGLMTLERSTDASYEVMIDALVVAIQHIQKVDS; this is translated from the coding sequence ATGGGTCGTCCAGTCAAAGAAAAGTCCTTAACACAGCAGGATGTAATTAATGCTGCGATCGCCTGTCTCGATCAAGAAGGGGAAGCTGCTTTAGGTGTGAATCGGGTTGCAAGGGAATTAGGTATTAAGCCTCCTGCGATTTACAAGCATCTAGATGGCAATTTAGCTTTGCGACGGGCAGTTGCACTTACCATTTGGCAGCAATATATTGAATGGTCTCGTCAACAAACCAACGGACTGGAAGATCCCCAAGCACTACTGCGGGCAGGGGGACGTGCGACGCGGGATTTTGCGCGGTCTTATCCCAACCGCTATCGAGTTATGACCCAATTTCAACTCAATCTCCAAGATCCAGAAACTTCCCCACTGATTCAGGAAGTCTTCCACTTCCTCAAACGTGTGCTGCAATCCTACAATCTCAGCGAAACAAAATTAATTGATGCAATGCGAATGGTTAACGCAGCAATTACTGGTTTTATCGCCATCGAACAGGCTGGATTAATGACATTAGAACGTTCTACTGATGCTAGTTATGAGGTGATGATAGACGCGTTAGTAGTTGCAATCCAACATATTCAAAAAGTTGACTCATGA
- a CDS encoding ATP-binding protein — MKSSFEYLEDLLADNYPIIACESPLQERHRFLIRLTTSCQQVGKKIYIWNLSEDSIKELAVSTENNLVFQEFEDYKHSVKQNTEDYFQVLNFWRVYSGTGVLIVENIFPWLKESITKDTEFILLSEWIKSSLVNLKFHTNNSDKTTILLGANAEIASEIVAEIPLWSQELPDTQEIIASLISSNLFPLIYTEQDYLEIANASAGLYISDIIHCLTDIRKNHDLGNSSEIAKLLLAKKIQLLNRLYDIEFLPPPKVQLGGLELMQQSFKKFKRLLTPRAKQYNLRVPKGIMLVGPPGTGKSHSAKACSQNMGIPLIMVDWGNFRSFGNQAEMKLKRLLRLADRLNQVILYFDDFDKGFAGDDDLAKRLAGQLLTWMQERISDVLVIASVNRMEWLPPELTRAGRFDYLFKVDLPNNGERYSIFKLHAARFDERFRNGGDPWSEEQWRRILKATNRCVGAEIQTIVERAASTIFCETITEDTYSESQLPALELTIEALLEERRQINPLAIREADRVESMRNKADQQALPSSPLDESKFAVGNIDIFS; from the coding sequence ATGAAGTCTAGCTTTGAGTATCTAGAAGACCTGCTTGCGGACAATTATCCAATCATCGCCTGTGAATCCCCCCTCCAAGAACGTCACCGCTTCCTCATTCGTCTTACTACTTCCTGTCAGCAAGTAGGTAAAAAAATCTATATATGGAATTTAAGCGAGGACAGTATTAAAGAATTAGCCGTCAGCACCGAAAATAATCTTGTTTTTCAAGAATTTGAGGACTATAAACATTCTGTTAAACAAAATACAGAAGACTATTTTCAAGTACTCAATTTTTGGAGAGTTTATTCTGGCACTGGAGTATTAATCGTTGAGAATATTTTTCCTTGGTTAAAAGAAAGCATAACTAAAGATACTGAATTTATTCTTCTATCAGAATGGATTAAGTCATCGCTAGTTAATCTAAAATTTCATACAAACAATAGTGATAAGACTACTATATTACTAGGAGCCAATGCCGAGATAGCAAGCGAAATAGTAGCAGAAATACCCCTTTGGAGTCAAGAATTACCAGATACACAAGAAATAATTGCTAGTTTAATCAGCAGTAATTTATTTCCTTTAATTTATACTGAACAAGATTATTTAGAAATTGCTAACGCTAGTGCTGGTCTGTATATTTCTGATATTATTCATTGCTTAACCGATATTAGAAAAAATCATGACTTAGGAAATTCCAGTGAGATAGCAAAGCTTCTATTAGCAAAAAAAATTCAACTGCTTAACCGCTTATATGACATCGAATTCTTACCTCCACCAAAAGTCCAACTTGGTGGGTTAGAACTCATGCAGCAGTCATTCAAAAAGTTCAAGCGATTGCTTACCCCGCGTGCTAAACAATACAATCTGCGCGTACCAAAGGGGATTATGCTTGTGGGGCCACCGGGGACAGGAAAATCACACTCAGCAAAAGCCTGTTCCCAGAATATGGGTATTCCCCTCATCATGGTCGATTGGGGCAACTTTAGAAGTTTTGGCAACCAAGCAGAAATGAAACTCAAACGCTTGTTGCGACTGGCAGATAGGCTCAACCAAGTAATTTTGTATTTCGACGACTTTGATAAAGGGTTCGCCGGGGATGATGACCTCGCCAAACGGCTGGCTGGTCAGCTGTTGACGTGGATGCAAGAGCGTATATCAGATGTACTGGTCATCGCGTCAGTTAACCGTATGGAATGGCTGCCACCCGAACTCACCCGTGCTGGACGGTTTGACTATTTATTTAAAGTAGACCTGCCGAATAATGGGGAAAGATATAGTATCTTCAAACTGCACGCCGCCCGGTTTGACGAACGCTTTCGCAATGGCGGCGACCCTTGGAGTGAAGAACAGTGGCGCAGAATTCTTAAAGCCACCAATCGGTGTGTAGGTGCAGAAATCCAGACAATTGTAGAACGCGCCGCTAGTACGATATTCTGCGAAACCATAACAGAAGATACCTACTCAGAAAGCCAACTCCCAGCACTGGAACTAACAATCGAGGCATTACTAGAAGAACGCCGTCAGATTAACCCGCTTGCCATCCGCGAAGCCGATAGAGTCGAATCGATGCGTAACAAAGCTGACCAACAAGCTTTACCTAGTAGTCCCCTAGACGAAAGCAAATTTGCTGTTGGCAACATTGATATTTTCAGCTAG
- a CDS encoding DUF192 domain-containing protein yields the protein MEVTRQTAQTNIQTKQSQNPEKSLFYKFIKFIKFVGPIAGFTAALSPLPLYFWTRQPQYLPIGATFTSNNQTVQLELADDRKEYAHGLKFRNSIPENHGMLFVLNKPEKVKLWMKDTYIPLDMIFLKDGVIKSIVEAVPPCKTKTCPKYDSIYPVNQVIELPANSTKTLNLKVGKKLQLNFNPNKTQN from the coding sequence ATGGAAGTCACAAGACAAACTGCTCAAACCAACATTCAAACTAAACAATCACAAAATCCAGAAAAAAGCCTATTTTACAAATTCATCAAATTTATCAAATTTGTTGGGCCAATTGCTGGTTTTACTGCTGCCCTCTCACCCCTACCGCTATACTTTTGGACTCGCCAGCCCCAGTATTTACCTATTGGCGCAACCTTTACCAGTAACAATCAAACAGTTCAACTCGAATTAGCAGACGATAGAAAAGAATATGCCCACGGACTCAAATTTCGTAATTCGATTCCTGAGAATCACGGAATGTTATTTGTCCTTAACAAACCTGAAAAAGTTAAACTTTGGATGAAAGATACGTATATTCCTTTAGATATGATATTCCTCAAAGATGGAGTTATCAAATCAATCGTAGAAGCAGTTCCCCCTTGCAAAACCAAAACCTGTCCTAAATATGATTCAATTTATCCTGTTAACCAGGTTATTGAATTACCTGCTAACAGTACTAAAACCCTGAATCTCAAAGTAGGTAAGAAACTCCAACTCAATTTCAACCCAAACAAAACGCAGAATTAG